A single window of Zea mays cultivar B73 chromosome 10, Zm-B73-REFERENCE-NAM-5.0, whole genome shotgun sequence DNA harbors:
- the LOC100274500 gene encoding CASP-like protein 2U1, giving the protein MAFTSLLGSDAERKVAVAEVALRAVLCGLGALAAALVATDTQTRTFFSLQKKATYTDMKAMVLLVAAAATAAGYSLLQAARCCCCVALLRTSIRPRARLLLAWCVFACDQALAYALLAAVAAALQASVVAKQGLPQLQWMAICALYGAFCRQAGAGVACAVAAAVDAALLAFLSAFNLFRLYGAKA; this is encoded by the coding sequence ATGGCCTTCACGTCCTTATTGGGCAGCGACGCGGAGCGGAAGGTGGCGGTGGCGGAGGTGGCGCTGCGGGCGGTGCTGTGCGGGCTAGGCGCGCTGGCGGCGGCGCTGGTGGCGACGGACACGCAGACGCGCACCTTCTTCTCCCTGCAGAAGAAGGCGACCTACACGGACATGAAGGCCATGGTGCTCCTGGTGGCCGCCGCGGCCACGGCCGCCGGCTACAGCCTGCTGCAGGCGgcgcgctgctgctgctgcgtcgCCCTGCTGCGCACGTCCATCCGCCCCCGCGCCCGCCTGCTGCTGGCCTGGTGCGTCTTCGCGTGCGACCAGGCGCTGGCGTACGCGCTGctggccgccgtcgccgccgcgctGCAGGCCTCCGTCGTCGCCAAGCAAGGCCTGCCCCAGCTGCAGTGGATGGCCATCTGCGCCCTCTACGGCGCCTTCTGCAGGCAGGCAGGCGCCGGCGTCGcctgcgccgtcgccgccgccgtcgacgcCGCCCTGCTCGCCTTCCTTTCCGCCTTCAACCTCTTCAGGCTCTACGGCGCCAAGGCCTAG